Proteins encoded together in one Anaerobaca lacustris window:
- a CDS encoding LamG-like jellyroll fold domain-containing protein yields the protein MMKRLTTLILSCLLLGSAAVQAQLRIDFTVTGGPVEAGYQGYFATRSDAATFTAQSYSAFGATVTLQPTWATGAANTVMAMIDRSASGRNGYTGEHADLINTWIGTDTRQVGNPMRLTISGLPQGSYSWLSYHHDTDDQTGIFNVTVVDATGSHTTTDIDISHSESGTADRVDGFENVTVFHTMVVSNGADDIVLIFDVTSPSSPVNTAFLVMNGFELDRRIVETATSPSPANGAVDVPTDVLLRWTAGMFAATHDVYLGTSRDDVENATVAEPRGVLIASGRTEATFDPGRVELEQIYYWRVDEVNAPPEATVIKGEVWSFTTEPVAYPIEQAIASSNGISEADLGPENTVNRSGLNAEDQHSTEGEDMWLASPPDDEPLYIQFELDRLYKLHQMLVWNYNVRFEPVLGFGIKDVTVEYSADGEAWMTLGDVSLARATAQSTYTYNTTVDLGGIAARYVRLIVNSGWGMMGQFGLSEVRFLYIPVQAREPQPAAGAVDVGPDAVLSWRAGRGAVTHEVYLTTDESQLIGEADDAALVAVADESHLDADGLLELGRTYYWRIDEINEAETPGLWEGEIWSFSTQPSIVVEDFETYNDGDNAIFDTWIDGWVNDTGSVVGYMNTPFAEQAIVHGGRQSMPLFYDNTSAAVSEATRTFDEPQDWTRYGLKALTLWFHGDPSNTPGQMYVKINGSKVLYGGAADNLQLKTWQFWYIDLADFAGADLRNVTRLTIGLEGGKGLLFVDDIALSPLDRNSIVPVEPLSALLTGHFAFEGNADDSSGTRNGVLVGSPTFAAGRTDQAIQLDGVADYVHVEGSYDLPTYSAALWFRVDGGTGERDLLSIYDSDGAHGILLELRGNGTLRFLHRAPLGTSGGTDIYSTVTADDGAWHHAGIIKTAQTCTLYINGEVAGTADDSNEFGQMLQNMTIGVLKHDSLSRYFPGAIDEVRLYGRSLSHGEMAWLAGRTMPFDTP from the coding sequence ATGATGAAAAGGCTGACGACGCTGATCTTGTCCTGCCTGCTGCTGGGGTCCGCTGCGGTACAGGCGCAGTTGAGGATCGACTTCACGGTGACCGGCGGACCGGTCGAGGCCGGCTACCAGGGGTATTTCGCCACCCGAAGCGACGCGGCCACGTTCACGGCGCAGAGCTATTCCGCCTTCGGCGCCACAGTGACGCTCCAGCCCACCTGGGCCACCGGCGCGGCAAACACCGTCATGGCGATGATCGACCGAAGCGCCAGCGGCAGAAACGGCTACACGGGCGAGCACGCCGATCTGATCAACACGTGGATCGGGACGGACACCCGCCAGGTCGGCAACCCGATGCGCCTCACCATCTCCGGGCTTCCGCAAGGATCCTACTCGTGGCTTTCCTACCACCACGATACCGACGACCAGACCGGCATCTTCAATGTCACGGTTGTCGATGCGACCGGCTCGCACACAACGACGGACATCGACATCTCCCATTCGGAGTCCGGAACGGCCGACCGCGTCGATGGCTTCGAGAATGTCACGGTGTTCCATACGATGGTCGTCTCGAACGGGGCGGATGACATCGTTCTGATCTTCGATGTCACGTCGCCCTCGAGCCCTGTGAACACGGCCTTCCTCGTCATGAACGGCTTCGAGCTGGACCGGCGCATCGTCGAGACGGCCACCAGCCCGAGCCCCGCCAACGGGGCGGTGGACGTGCCGACGGATGTGCTGCTGCGCTGGACAGCGGGGATGTTCGCGGCCACGCACGACGTCTACCTCGGAACGTCGCGCGACGACGTCGAAAACGCCACTGTCGCCGAACCACGAGGTGTTCTGATTGCTTCGGGACGGACTGAAGCAACCTTCGACCCCGGTCGAGTGGAGCTCGAGCAGATCTACTACTGGCGCGTCGATGAAGTCAACGCGCCACCGGAGGCCACCGTCATCAAGGGCGAGGTCTGGAGTTTCACGACCGAGCCGGTGGCCTATCCGATCGAGCAGGCGATCGCCAGCAGCAACGGAATCTCCGAAGCCGATCTGGGGCCCGAGAACACAGTCAATCGGTCCGGACTCAACGCTGAAGACCAGCATTCCACCGAGGGCGAGGACATGTGGCTGGCCAGCCCGCCGGACGACGAGCCGCTGTACATCCAATTCGAGCTGGATCGTCTGTACAAGCTTCACCAGATGCTCGTGTGGAACTACAACGTGCGGTTTGAGCCCGTGCTGGGTTTCGGCATTAAAGACGTCACCGTGGAATACTCTGCTGATGGAGAGGCCTGGATGACGCTGGGCGACGTTTCGCTGGCTCGGGCCACCGCCCAGAGCACCTATACGTACAACACGACGGTGGACCTCGGCGGGATTGCGGCCAGATACGTCCGGCTGATCGTCAACAGCGGATGGGGCATGATGGGCCAGTTCGGCCTCAGCGAAGTGCGTTTCCTCTACATCCCCGTTCAGGCGCGCGAGCCGCAGCCGGCGGCCGGGGCAGTGGACGTCGGGCCGGACGCCGTCTTGAGCTGGCGCGCAGGCCGAGGGGCCGTCACACACGAAGTATATCTCACCACGGACGAATCGCAACTCATCGGGGAGGCCGACGACGCGGCCCTGGTTGCCGTCGCAGATGAGTCGCATCTGGATGCCGACGGTCTGCTCGAACTGGGCCGGACCTACTATTGGAGGATCGATGAGATCAACGAGGCCGAGACACCCGGTCTGTGGGAAGGCGAGATCTGGAGTTTCTCCACACAGCCGTCGATCGTGGTGGAAGACTTCGAAACGTACAACGATGGAGACAACGCCATTTTCGACACGTGGATCGATGGATGGGTCAACGATACGGGATCGGTCGTGGGGTATATGAACACACCATTCGCCGAACAGGCCATCGTCCACGGCGGAAGGCAGTCGATGCCGCTGTTCTATGACAACACGTCGGCCGCCGTGTCGGAAGCGACGCGCACATTCGACGAGCCACAGGACTGGACGCGGTACGGCCTCAAAGCCCTGACGCTCTGGTTCCACGGTGATCCGTCCAACACGCCAGGACAGATGTATGTCAAGATCAATGGCAGCAAGGTCCTTTATGGCGGTGCCGCCGACAACCTTCAGCTCAAGACGTGGCAGTTCTGGTATATCGACCTGGCGGACTTTGCCGGCGCCGATCTCCGCAACGTCACCAGGTTGACGATCGGGTTGGAGGGTGGAAAAGGGCTTCTCTTTGTTGACGATATCGCGCTGTCTCCCCTCGATCGCAATTCCATCGTCCCCGTCGAACCGCTCTCGGCGCTCCTGACAGGCCATTTCGCCTTCGAAGGCAACGCCGACGACAGCAGTGGAACGCGCAACGGCGTCCTCGTTGGCTCGCCGACGTTTGCCGCCGGCCGAACCGACCAAGCGATTCAGCTCGACGGAGTGGCCGATTACGTTCACGTCGAGGGGTCCTATGATCTGCCGACCTACTCGGCCGCCCTGTGGTTCCGCGTCGATGGCGGCACGGGGGAACGCGACCTGCTGTCGATCTACGACTCGGACGGAGCGCATGGCATTCTCCTCGAGCTTCGCGGCAACGGCACGCTGCGATTCCTGCATCGGGCGCCACTCGGCACATCCGGCGGAACGGACATCTACAGCACCGTGACGGCCGACGACGGCGCCTGGCACCACGCGGGGATCATCAAGACGGCGCAAACCTGCACGTTGTATATCAATGGCGAAGTGGCGGGCACGGCCGACGACAGCAATGAGTTCGGCCAGATGCTGCAGAACATGACTATCGGCGTTCTCAAGCACGACAGCCTGTCTCGCTACTTCCCGGGCGCGATCGACGAGGTGCGCCTGTATGGCCGGTCTTTGTCTCATGGCGAGATGGCATGGCTTGCCGGACGTACGATGCCGTTTGATACGCCGTAG
- a CDS encoding MarR family winged helix-turn-helix transcriptional regulator, translating to MSRRFFELILAIKRKCQCNEEQIRKELGLTAAQLGALIVLDDRTEVAGCEFARRMGLSASRGSRVLNSLVAAGYVATHVRAEDRRTIQVTLTDKGRRMKGRIADRMTDCESRICDRLDHSDLRQVRAALERLEAVL from the coding sequence ATGAGCCGACGGTTTTTCGAGTTGATTCTCGCGATCAAGCGAAAGTGCCAGTGCAACGAGGAGCAGATCCGCAAGGAGCTGGGCCTGACGGCTGCCCAACTCGGCGCCTTGATCGTCCTGGACGACCGGACCGAGGTCGCCGGGTGTGAATTTGCCCGGCGGATGGGCTTATCCGCGTCGCGGGGCAGCCGGGTGCTCAACAGCTTGGTCGCCGCCGGCTATGTTGCGACGCACGTCCGGGCCGAAGATCGCCGGACGATCCAAGTCACGCTGACGGACAAAGGCAGACGAATGAAAGGGCGAATCGCGGATCGCATGACCGATTGCGAAAGCCGTATCTGCGACCGTCTGGACCATTCCGATCTCCGGCAGGTCAGGGCGGCGCTGGAACGCCTGGAGGCGGTCCTGTGA